Proteins from one Salvelinus namaycush isolate Seneca chromosome 34, SaNama_1.0, whole genome shotgun sequence genomic window:
- the LOC120028257 gene encoding dual specificity protein phosphatase 14-like translates to MGSRSQGGFFHHHHHHSSVVPTGVPRLLTENGSLLGGIAQITPNLFLSRGNVASNRSLLLSKGITCVVNATIELPNFNWPHVEYVKVPLADMPHSPLSLYFDSIADKIHSVGRKRGAVLVHCAAGVSRSASLCLAYLMKYHRVSLAEAHAWVKARRPVIRPNGGFWRQLIDYERKLFGRNSVKMVQTPYGVIPDIYERERRNLAPYWGL, encoded by the coding sequence ATGGGTTCCCGCAGTCAAGGTGGCTTtttccaccatcaccaccaccacagctcGGTGGTGCCCACAGGCGTGCCCAGGCTTCTCACAGAGAACGGCAGTCTGCTAGGGGGCATTGCCCAGATCACCCCTAACCTCTTCCTGAGCCGGGGGAACGTGGCGTCTAACCGCAGCCTGCTGCTGTCCAAGGGCATCACCTGTGTGGTCAACGCCACTATTGAGCTGCCCAACTTCAACTGGCCCCACGTGGAGTATGTGAAGGTACCCCTGGCGGACAtgccccactctcccctctccctgtACTTCGACAGCATAGCTGATAAGATCCACAGTGTTGGGAGAAAGCGTGGAGCCGTGCTAGTGCACTGTGCTGCAGGGGTGAGCCGCTCAGCCTCCCTGTGCCTGGCCTACCTGATGAAGTACCACCGCGTGTCTCTGGCCGAGGCCCACGCTTGGGTCAAGGCCCGCCGGCCAGTCATCCGGCCCAATGGGGGCTTCTGGCGTCAGCTCATCGACTACGAGAGGAAGCTGTTTGGCAGGAACTCTGTGAAAATGGTGCAGACGCCCTACGGGGTGATACCTGACATCTACGAGCGGGAGCGCAGGAATCTGGCACCCTACTGGGGCCTGTAG